The Branchiostoma lanceolatum isolate klBraLanc5 chromosome 1, klBraLanc5.hap2, whole genome shotgun sequence genomic sequence TCACGTTTACAAGACCGCAACAGAACGAACCCGTTCTCCCGGTACGCTGACAATCACAATATGCCTTAAGGCTATTCTACCATCGATATCGTATGCAACAATAGCACTTTTATTATCACAAAGTCTATCGCGCGATTCTATCCTTTCCTGTCTGCTTAATTTGGGAGCTAGCAGATTATATATATTAAAAACGATCGAGTGGGTGAAAGTTCATTCCGAGTCCATGTGTCAAGTGTTACATGTAAAGAGACGGGTCAACTGAGAAGGACGGCGTCGCGACAAGGTGAGACCGGCGGCGGCACCTTGAATCACATTCGGGGACTGCTGTAGCATTGTGTCTGGCGATGCTTTGTTCGCCAGTCGCTAAACCAGACCTCCGCCATGCCGGTTTTACACAGATACCATTCCGTAGTTCCACTACAGCCGTCTGACTATAAGGAATATCAGGGAGTCATGTTTTCGGCGCTGTATCCACCGGAAGACATCCGGGCGCTTCAGGGATTTCAAGTTCGGGACGACGACGTTTTCATTGCGAGCTACCCACGGTCAGGTAAGAGAATATTTGCCATATTCGAACCAGTAAAATTTTCTGCGACTGCGTAACGTTAAATGAAGCGATTAAATACTTCCGTGTCGACGCACATTCGCAGTTTATTTTTCCTCTATGGTTTGTTAAAGCTTGTAAACAGGAATTTAAAAAGCCGCAGGCTTCGGCTAGGCAAGCATGTGGTTTCCGTACTAGTATAACCATACTCTTGTTTCAAAACAACTAATCTACTTAAGTGTAAAAATTTAAACACCTGCAACTGTTAACACACACTCGAATCGTTAACACGCGTTAACACTATTTGTATAGTTTTATATATTCACAAATATATTGCATTTTAGACGAATTATCCGTGAAATTACATTCACCATGTAGCTTCATAGATTATCATATAACGGTGTTGCTCACACGTACTTGGTATTGTCGGCTGCATGTGCTTCAAATTGGCTATATCATATGATAAAACCATGGGAACATATGGTACAAAGCCCAGGCACTTAAGTTTCCCTGATTAACTTGATATCGCTAGTTATAGTACCGGACCAACGAATGATGTATATAACACGTATTCAGCCCGTAGttatgacaacaacaaaatcaaaatggtgaAATTTAGCGTACTGTTGTTCTTCTGTTCGATTACAGCAAGATGAGAATTTAAACATGGTGTTAAAACGTTTCTCCACACATTAAAAAACACGATAAGAAACACAGAATTTCACAGCTCGAGAAACGTTAGCTTATTGTATGCGAAAGGTACCCGCACAGcaatacatgactatatatctGCATATTAGAGCTTATTTCATATATATGTTTGGCGAAAATTCATTTTGAACCCTAGCAGTGAAACAAGCTTGAAATCTGCGAACCTCTACTGCTAATATTGACAGTGAATATTCCATCCCCAGATGGTGACACTCTGCCACATGGGCAACGATTTACATGTCATATGCGCATGTAAAAATAATGGCTGCACAGCAGAGAGAGCCAAGGTCGACGTTGCTGTATTGAATATAACGGCCTTGAAAGAACTAGATACATTTGCTCTGTTTTGGTGAAATCCTTGTCACAGCAACCCACTTCTAACTGATAGCTAAAACTCAAGAAGGTTGAAGTATGTAAGTGCCCCAATGCGTGTGCACCACAAGAAAGTGAATAATCTTGTGTTGCTTCATAGGATAATATTCAAGCGGTATTTGACAATATTACATCTAAGAGTAAAAGACTTTCATGTCTTCGCTTCCACAATCTAGCTACGGCAAGCAAGGCTTTTATTTCCGTTCCCTGCCGCCATTGAAACAGTAGCCGGGCGTAAATTTGGCAAAGGTCTGTGTCCCAGGGCAGGGCAGTGTCCTCTAGCCAGGCCAAGGTCAACTCTGTAATGCATCAGGGTCACGTTCACCAAACCGCCCTCCCGCCGAGACATTTCACGTACTGGGTGCTATGTACTACACCTTCTCTTAGCCATGATGGCTGCCGTGTGCTCTTTCATAACGCACATACGCGTCAACGTAACGTTATGAGAAGTAACGTTGCAGACGTCCTGAAACTGGGGCGTGTTTGTTCTAACCCGCTGCAACCGTCGTCCTGTATTCGCGCCCTCCCCCACCCCACGTGGCCTTGTCCCGTTGCTCGCACTAATGTTTTGTTGCACCAGTAAAAGGGATAAAAAGCGGCATCCGTAGAGAGGTTGACCCTGACCTTGCGTAGCCTCTGCCCCCTCTGTCAACCCGAACTGATCAGAAAAACATCTAATCTAGCTCCATATCCGTCAACACGGGCCCCGAAGGTAAAGAAATACCTGTTAAATATTCATAGAAACTCGTGGTTTAAAAGACTTGTCAAGGGTGGTATTGATTGAAATGCCAAGATTGGCGGCGACGTTCGCGTTTTGGGACTTGACAAATATAGAATTTCtttccatttattcatttttgtgtgcagtCGTGCAAAGGTTCGCCCACGTATGAATTCTGGAGTGATAAAGATCTTTCGTTTCAAATGCACAGCTTTGTTTTGTATGCTCCAAAGCGTTTGTTAAATACACATAAAACGGAGTTTAGCCTCAAGTCTGACGTATTCGTCCGTGAACAGATACAGTGCGGCAACAGTCGACAAAATCAATTCTATACGGTACATTATTCTTAAAATCAATAGTTGTACCGATAAAAGACGACCTCACAATGGCATTGTCACAACCACATGTATTGTATTATTAAGCATTTCAACAACTGTCAATTTGCACCTTTCCTTTTTCATAAACATGTTGTAAACGTTCTTAACATTTCGTAAGCAGAAATGCTAAAAATGCTAATTAATACAAAAGACAACTGATAGCTTTAATTGTTTAAAGATGTATAATTTTACTCCGAAATTGCATTCTTTTACGAACCTATGATTCTGAACAGAAAAGGCTGACACACCACTTTTCATATCGTCATATTTCCGATTTGAATACTTAAttttggttgtacatgtatacccctTAATCAAGTTTAGCCTGTTAAGTTCGTGGTCTTCAGAAGTCCGACCCTTTGATGAATGAAAGGATGAATGAAACTTTTATTTACGTGTCTTGCGACTTCACGCTGCCAGCCCATATGGGCTTATAAGACACGGCCAGGAAGAAAACGTAATAATATACATGGTACAGAgagtcaaatcaaatcaaatcaaatgtaacGTAAATAATAAACAGATAGAGATAACGTAATATTGCGCATAGTACATAGATTCAACTCaaatataacatacatgtaagtaatagATGATAATGAATCAAGTTCCAACCCAAATTGATAATGCATTGATAGTAACATCACAGAAAAGGATAGTATAACCAAAGGCCCGGTGATGTGTAACTGTAACGTGCTTAGTGCATACCCAGAATCAACTCAATAGTAATTTCCACCCGTGCAGGCTCCACGTGGATGGAGGAGATCGTGTCTCTCATCTTTAACGGCGGGGACGTGAGCCGGGTGGCGACCGTGCCGGTGTACGAGCGGGTACCGTGTCTGGAGGAGCGGCCGGTCGGGACCAGGGTGCCGAACCGCCGCCTGTTGGACGCCGCCCCGGGACCTCGGGTCATGAAAACCCGCCTGCCCTGGAGTATGGTCCCGCCTCAGGTCCGACAGGGGAAAGGCAAGGTAATTATAGATGTGGCCATTTTGCGAGTCTGTTAAGGTACAATAGATGACCACAGTGTTGTAGAAGTTATACATTTATCAAGAAGAGCAGACTGTTCAAAACGCGAGCAGTGCCATattgaagccgcattgcactaccagcaAAtcaaagcatcatgcttcacctcaattgaggattatagaagaaaaagaagtacATGTTCTAGTGTATGTCAGTATTCCGTACGGATTGGAAAGTATACAATGATCCCTTTACGATGCCTCTCCTCTTCTCCTCACTTTTGTATAATGCTTGAGCGCTCAAGCTCATACCGGAAGTTCCGGTACTTTGCTTCTTGCACTAAATAGCATTGCTAATTCCGTCGCAGACCTACATTTGTGTGTGCATTAGTACTTCATATCTCATATCTTATATGCAAGATACCCTGATCTGAAAATAGATTGTACCAGTAGACCTGAATTTGAAGCGCCCCCTGCCCCATCCCTGCAGGTGGTGTACCTCGCCCGAAACCCCAAGGACACGTGCAACTCCCTCTACCACTTCCACCGCATGAGCCGGTGTCACGTCACTCCCGAGTCTTGGGCGGAGTTCTTCTTTCACTTCGTCGAAGGGAAAGGTTAGTTTTAGaattgtattcattcattcatttatttatttttgaatCCTAAGTCTCAGACACCCCCAACATTAACACTAGAACCATAAAATACAATTTATAGAATTGTTGGGCTATGTTGGCTCtttctgacaatttttttctggagTAAATAAAAACCAGTCATATAGATAACTCATGCATTAATGGTTTTGCACCGTATATAACGTTATTGGTTTCCATGAgtatcatttatttcatttttcattgtatttatacagggcaaatGCATTGAAATCCATATCAGCTGTAGCTTGCAGGCATATTTGATAAGTTTgctgttttgttgtttcagtTGAGTTCGGGTCTTGGTTCGACCACATACTCGGATGGCAGACACATGCCAGCACCTATCCCACTAAGATGCTGTTCGTCAAGTATGAAGATTTACATAAGGTATGACACATCACTAAGCTTTTGTGATCAAAACATGTATGTTTAATACCTTGATAAAGGTGAATGTTACGCTTTTATGCttggtggcacatagggcagttACCTGGCTGTATGCTTACCTTGAGTAAATATTATCTAAAAACGTTCTCATTGTTGTTGTAGTTCAACGTCAAAAGATTTGCTCAGTGAGATGTCAATGCCCCCATTACCAGGCTTgatcaaacaaacaatgtcGTCGTGCATGCACATTCGACGGCGTACGTTGTGCAATTGGACTCTAGAGTGGAGAGGGGCACAAATAAGTTAGCTATTCATAAGGTGTTGTGATCGGTGACCACACCTGGTAAATGCATGACCCAGTTACACACAACTCAGTGACGATATCTAGCGGAGTTAGTAGAAATAACAAGCCGAACTTGAAGAGGTGTTTGTAAATCTTCTAGAAGAAGAAACGTAACAACGCAAGCCTTTGAAACTTGTAATGTACATAAATACAAACGGAACTGACTTGTGCTTGTCCGTAGGATCCTCACATGGTGGTCGCGCGAGTGGCACAGTTCCTCAGCCGGCCCCTGTCGCCACAGACCGTGGATACTGTCGTCAAACACTGTCGGTTCGACAACATGAAGGCTAACCCCATGACCAACTACTCTAACGACGACCGCTTCgacttcaaccaatcagagttCTTGAGAACAGGTCAGGGGATGACGTAATAAAGTGACGTTATGTTATGAAGGGATGACGTAGTTTGAAAGCAAGTGACGTAACATAACTGGAATGTTCAAATGTTGAGGCAGTGCGGCAAACCGGATGATCCCTTTGCAGCTACCTAACGTAACACAACATATGAAGACACTTTATTCGGGACACTTGTATAgtggtataacgttacatatgcgTAATGTCAAAATGCGTTTACATCATCAAACTATGAACAGTTTTAAAAGTATTTATCAGACGATACAttgttctgtgtgtttctgGAAGTAATAATGCACCTTCCTGCGTTCAGTCGTTTAAGTTTATACTCAatgcattgttgttgttgtttccttcaTCTAGGAACTGTGGCGAACTGGAAAAAGTTCTTCCTCGTTATCAACAGCCTGGACTTTGACCGGATCTATGCTGAGCGGATGCAGGCGAGCGGTTTGCAGTTTGATTACGACAGAACCGGCGAGTTCGGAGCCGACAGAGATCTGGAGGATTATTGTTTCAGATAAGAACGATAACgaaaaggccatgttgattctattatatggataacatcctctagGGACTCCAAACTTGAtgtgagcgtgcgaataaaaaaatgttcggcaaaataaaaagttgccttcattatgaaatctacgtggtcaggaaggatgaacaaaactaaacacacagtgTGGTATtccgaaatataggttcttcaatTCTCCTGTTTCAAAACCTCTTCTTGAAATTGACTTTGGAATTCTACGACACAAGTTTCTGTTTTCCGcatctttttttgcaatttacagcatgtattttctagctgctttttacgatttacagtatggccgaaaacttttttaaacGGATGAAAATGGATGCGCGCGCGGATATcaaccatataatcaaatcaacatggccatatGTCAGCGAAAAAACAATGGtgctaaagaaaaagaaaagacgtAGATTATCAGTGAAAGTCTTCGTCCAAAAGATTCAATTTATTTCGTTTCTAGTTCCTATCACGTAAAATTGGTGTAGATCTAGCGGTGAATAGGTTTTTTCTatcttgtgtgtttgtctgatTTGCTGGGTACGAAAGGGATTGTGCACAAACCTTATGATTCAGGTGTTAAATATACCTCATAACTTTATGTTTCTTTGGaaaattacataacataaatcaTATGTCATAAAGACTACATAAAATTACATTATAATATAATACATCAACTATTGACAATGGTGTGCTTGCATATTCAAGATCTTTATTCAACTGTTGAAACAgcatttgtattgtatatggTGTATTTGACCACTATGTTGTTTCAGCTTCGGCAGCTAACTATCAAAGCAACTGGAATCGTCCTAAAGTACTGTATTTTCCATCTAAATAAAGTCTTTTGACCTGAAAACGAGTAATCGAGTCAACGGCATTGCGTTTCTGAttggttgtgtttttttctctatcATACGTTGATAGGCTTATCCCTGCATGCGttgtacatttcttttgttttccaaTTGAATCATGTTAGATTTAAGAGAAATCATTACCAGTGCATTCACTAAAGTCACattaacattcattcattcattcatagtcCATACATTTCCCATACATTGCGCCGTAACAAAACTTACTACCAAAACTAGCTAATGTTATTGCTTGTGCTGATACTAGTATTGATCGCACTATATATTGATATGTTGTTTAGCCTCTGACATTTGATCTATGGAAGGCACTACTTTCCTTGTAGACGTACTAATACTATTCACACAGAAGAAAATGTGCGTAGCAGTGCAATtgtattttttcatgttactcGGCGTGTGTCAAGTagtcaaaaaaattgaatgttgCAAATTTCCCGTCTGTTCTTGTCAAGAAGTCGCTGTTTGAAGCTTTACGGAAAAAAATTGCTTCTTAATCTCGAAGTTGATatcttttttcgtttttttttcttcttagaaATCGAGAAACCGTGTGAGAAAGACAAGACACGACCCTAGAAAGCAGGAACGAAAATTCTTAAAGAACACCCGGAGGTACGGTAGTTCGACTCAAATCCGCCAGGGCACAGTGATGTAAAAACATAGCAGCAGTTCGATACCACCAATATAGCGTTTGCTACAATGTGTCCGCCGCGTATTCCTGTGGCAGACGGGTCTGGTTATACAGTCTCAGCGACATGTCGATAGTCTTGATGTAAATGTTCGTATAGCCTTTCATGTCAGACGTGTAGGGgtcaaattcaagatggcgtctTCTCTTGAACTTGCCATCCTTGTCAGCTTCCAGGCAGATGAGTCTGTCCTGCGAGGCAGGGAGGCCCAGGAAGTCCAGGATTCTGTGTAACTGGACCATAGTGTCTCTCACAAAGTCCTCGTAATGCACGACTAGCAGCCTTCTGCTGTACTGCAGCCAGTTTAGGTTGGTGTTAGTCCAGGTTCGGGACTGACCATCCACAAACTCTCGCCATTCTAATAGAAATAAGAACTTTGCGTCAGACGTCAAGCTTCAATAGACAAGAAGAATCGCTTAATGAAAACTCTCTGCTATTGCCAGCATACAGATACAatgtattgataatgataaccaATACACTTATCTGTATTATTTTTACTCAATTGCAATCGTCAAAGTCGTTGTTAAAAGTGAAAACAAAAGACGCATTTAAAGTCAAACACCCCTTTGATCTACGTCACAACGAACTTGAACGTTACCATTTAGCTGATAGTACTTGGGCGCCGGAAGTCCCGTGTGCCCTGCGTACTTCCGGTTGTGCTCCGCTAACATGGCGCTGTAGGGGTTCCTGATGAGGAGGACGGTGCTGTCGAACTGTTCTATGTGGGCTCGGTCGAACCGATGGGTCTTCACCGCCACCGTGTTCCTCCGCAACCAGTTCTCCCGCTCACCCCGAAACccttacacaaacaaacaaacaaacaaacgaacgaacaaaacaaaaacaagaaaaaaaaattacaagagATGAGTGTTCATTTCGTCCTTCGTACTTATCATTTGTTCGTCTTAGAAACTGGCCTGTGGCTGCaatcctagttagttttctgTGGCTTCCATACTCGCCGCTCACCAACTGGCGTATGTATTGGAGCCACAGAAGACTGACTAGCATGGCACCGAGGATACTAGAAACACTTGGACGTTAAGGTTTGTTTAGATATTTATTGTAGATATATGCTTGTCAGATATAGATGTAGCTTGTCAGATTTTGATTTTtctgacctgtccttggtgctgaatgtgcaTCATCCATTCTGCATATACTCAAAGTTTTAATATATTGACTAATCAACTGAACTAATCGTTTTCATACCTTTATTGAACAAGTCTCCGTCGTTATAATAACTGCCTGTGTAGATTCCGGTTGCCCTCTCTATGAGATGACGGACCCACGTGTTTCCGGATCCGGGGTAGCTCGCCAGCGCCACTAGCGGCCAACTGTGGTCCGGCAGGAACCCAACTGTCGCACAACGTCGGTCTGGAGAAGAAAGGGGTTGACAAAGCCATGATGTGCTAGCACTCAAGTGACTATGACACATTGCCCGCCATTACGgattatcaaacaaaaaaatgctacattctaacatccAACTGTAAAAACGAACAAAAGTATGGACTATtgttaatgtaatgtaatgtgtaaATGCTGCGCAATTTTATAGGTCTGAATCAGTCTTTTCTGCTCAACTTTCTGTTCAACCAACCAGCATGGCGATTGAGACGTCTCattaccctccaagcagaggagttggtccggcaggtttttcacgtgtttttaggcgtttttgtcgggctttctactttgtcatgctttttttgtgtctagtgggttggctagacaaaaaaagcatgacaaagtagaaagcccgacaaaaacgcctaaaaacaagtcaaaaacctgccggacccactcctctgcttggagagtaacgtcTCATGCAAACGCCGTAGACTTCTCTGCTTTCTGCATCACATTGTAACCGATTCTCATAATGATTATTCGATTCTCCGACGGTATACGTAATTCCAATCCATGTGTTGCTTAACGATGGACTCATGTCACCGGTTACTGTCGGCAAAACcttgaaatttgacaaaaaGAGACACGGTTGAAAACGACACAAAACGGAAGCCGTAACCCTATAACACCTCACCCCAGCTGTAGTGTTATCTCTGCAAACCTACGCCAGGCACGGTCTAATTCTTCACTGTGCCCTGTCTTTTATTACCATTCACTAGAGTTTATCAACCCAAAACAACGGCAGCTggtgtcaaaatgtagaaacaactgatttttttaaaaaattcgtTTGTGATTAGGTATTGAAAATGTTGACAGATACACGGATAAAACCTTTCTTTGTTGCTTGACCAAAATAATTTACCTGCCAAGTTTTGGTGATCCTTCCTAGGGCCACAATGATTAGTTGTACCGGTTCATCTTTGTCCTATGGAAGGTAGCAGTATTTTTGATCTGGCAGGCCTGCCTCGTACTACGAACATCTACCTAACTGCTCACGAAAATTTCCCCGATAACTTTAACAGTACCTGTATGGAAGACACTATTTGTAGGAATTGTATTATGCAACGTCTTAATAGATAATGGGACTACAATAACAATAAaccccctatctcactggacctgcggcacgttgatgacctcgctgcgtcctaaattggatttgtgttacccttgactttataatgggaatatcatgcaaaacgtaaaagtatgaataaagaggcaacaaaacacacagagcgtaaaaagattatattctatcgatgaaattcgttgagcgctctgttaaatcgctcggtcgcactGATGTCGCTAACGTGCCGCGGGCCGCCGGATCCAGTATACGTAAGTTATGTGTGTATCACATGACATGACGTCAAGCTCTGATTCCTGTACAGAAATTCAATCATCCAAAGAGGAAGAAACAAACGCATGAGACCACACTGTGCAGAACTATCTATACAATGTTTATTTCACGCAGTGAAAACGGTCAAACTTTGTTGGAATGGACTTTAAGTTCGTGGTTCCTTCCCTTATATTACATCAACTAGTTTGTCTATATTCATGCTATATGCTATTTTGCTTGACCAAAATGATTTACCAGCCAAAGTTTCGGTAGTTCTTGTACTACCTTCCCCGAGGCAACAATGATTAGTTAATTGTACCGGTTCATATTTGTCCTATGGAAGGTAGCAGTATttaaatgtactagtatatatcgTATGTACAAAATTTCTTACATTCAATGTTTGTCCATGTATAAACACATCGAATCTGTCGATAAACGCAGAAACGTAGAGAATattcatcattttgtatttcataggTCCTTCAGTATACATAGTTGCGCATGTACTAAATAAAGTCTCACagatatatgcatatatataaacatgtattgCTCTTATGTGGCGTTATGTTGTGTGTACGGGCCTAGGCCGAGTCTTGAGTTGGGTCCTGGCTCTGTCGATGGAATACTGGATGTCCTGCCGCCCTTCGTTTCGGAGCAGTCTCGACCTTTGGAAGTTCCTTCATTTCTTTCTCCTTGTCGTCAGATGAGGTTTCCAGTGACCCTACTTTCCCGTCGATCCTCTCCAGCCCGCGGGTGATCAGATCGAACACCAGGACGAGATAGACCAACCCGCCCAGGATCCAGACAAACATGGCGGCGAAGTAGAACGCAGAGTAGACGATGTCCTTCCTCATTCCGATGACGTAATCCCCGAAGCCGATCGTAGACAGTGAGATAAACATGAAGTACAAAGCCTCCCAGTAAGTC encodes the following:
- the LOC136442552 gene encoding sulfotransferase 1A3-like — its product is MPVLHRYHSVVPLQPSDYKEYQGVMFSALYPPEDIRALQGFQVRDDDVFIASYPRSGSTWMEEIVSLIFNGGDVSRVATVPVYERVPCLEERPVGTRVPNRRLLDAAPGPRVMKTRLPWSMVPPQVRQGKGKVVYLARNPKDTCNSLYHFHRMSRCHVTPESWAEFFFHFVEGKVEFGSWFDHILGWQTHASTYPTKMLFVKYEDLHKDPHMVVARVAQFLSRPLSPQTVDTVVKHCRFDNMKANPMTNYSNDDRFDFNQSEFLRTGTVANWKKFFLVINSLDFDRIYAERMQASGLQFDYDRTGEFGADRDLEDYCFR